The genomic DNA ATTCCAATCGAACCTGGAGATAGCTGGTTCTCTCCGAAATAGCTTTAGGGCTAGCCTCATGTTGTAAGAGTCTTGGAGGTAGAGCACTGTTTGGACTAGGGGCCCTCATCGGGTTACCGAATTCAGACAAACTCCGAATGCCAAAGACTTATCCATGGGAGTCAGACTGCGAGTGATAAGATCCGTAGTCGAAAGGGAAACAGCCCAGACCACCAGCTAAGGTCCCAAAGTATACGTTAAGTGGAAAAGGATGTGGAGTTGCTTAGACAACCAGGATGTTGGCTTAGAAGCAGCCACCATTTAAAGAGTGCGTAATAGCTCACTGGTCGAGTGACTCTGCGCCGAAAATGTACCGGGGCTAAACGTATCACCGAAGCTGTGGATTGACACCGTTTGGTGTCAGTGGTAGGAGAGCGTTCTAAGGACTGCGAAGCTAGACCGTAAGGACTGGTGGAGTGCTTAGAAGTGAGAATGCCGGTATGAGTAGCGAAAGATGGGTGAGAATCCCATCCACCGAATGCCTAAGGTTTCCTGAGGAAGGCTCGTCCGCTCAGGGTTAGTCGGGACCTAAGTCGAGGCCGATAGGCGTAGACGATGGACAACAGGTTGATATTCCTGTACCACCTTTCTTCCATTTGAGCAATGGGGGGACGCAGGAGGATAGGGTAAGCGCACTGCTGGATATGTGCGTCTAAGCAGTTAGGCTGATGATGAGGCAAATCCCATCATCGTGAAGGCTGAGCTGTGATAGCGAGCGAATTATAGTAGCGAAGTTCCTGATTCCACACTGCCAAGAAAAGCCTCTAGCGAGGAAGATGGTGCCCGTACCGCAAACCGACACAGGTAGGCGAGGAGAGAATCCTAAGGTGAGCGAGAGAACTCTCGTTAAGGAACTCGGCAAAATGACCCCGTAACTTCGGGAGAAGGGGTGCTCTGGTAGGGTGCAAGCCCGAGAGAGCCGCAGTGAATAGGCCCAGGCGACTGTTTAGCAAAAACACAGGTCTCTGCGAAGCCGTAAGGCGAAGTATAGGGGCTGACGCCTGCCCGGTGCTGGAAGGTTAAGAGGAGTGCTTAGCGCAAGCGAAGGTGCGAATCGAAGCCCCAGTAAACGGCGGCCGTAACTATAACGGTCCTAAGGTAGCGAAATTCCTTGTCGGGTAAGTTCCGACCCGCACGAAAGGCGTAACGATCTGGGCACTGTCTCAACGAGAGACTCGGTGAAATTATAGTACCTGTGAAGATGCAGGTTACCCGCGACAGGACGGAAAGACCCCGTGGAGCTTTACTGTAGCCTGATATTGAATTTTGGCACAGCTTGTACAGGATAGGTAGGAGCCTTGGAAGCCGGAGCGCTAGCTTCGGTGGAGGCGTCGGTGGGATACTACCCTGGCTGTGTTGACATTCTAACCCGCGCCCCTTATCGGGGTGGGAGACAGTGTCAGGTGGGCAGTTTGACTGGGGCGGTCGCCTCCTAAAGAGTAACGGAGGCGCCCAAAGGTTCCCTCAGAATGGTTGGAAATCATTCGCAGAGTGTAAAGGCACAAGGGAGCTTGACTGCGAGACCTACAAGTCGAGCAGGGACGAAAGTCGGGCTTAGTGATCCGGTGGTTCCGCATGGAAGGGCCATCGCTCAACGGATAAAAGCTACCCCGGGGATAACAGGCTTATCTCCCCCAAGAGTCCACATCGACGGGGAGGTTTGGCACCTCGATGTCGGCTCATCGCATCCTGGGGCTGTAGTCGGTCCCAAGGGTTGGGCTGTTCGCCCATTAAAGCGGTACGCGAGCTGGGTTCAGAACGTCGTGAGACAGTTCGGTCCCTATCCGTCGTGGGCGCAGGAAATTTGAGAGGAGCTGTCCTTAGTACGAGAGGACCGGGATGGACGCACCGCTGGTGTACCAGTTGTCTTGCCAAAGGCATCGCTGGGTAGCTATGTGCGGAAGGGATAAGTGCTGAAAGCATCTAAGCATGAAGCCCCCCTCGAGATGAGATTTCCCATCACTTTATGTGAGTAAGATCCCTGAAAGATGATCAGGTAGATAGGTCAGAGGTGGAAGTGTGGCGACACATGGAGCTGACTGATACTAATCGATCGAGGACTTAACCAAAGTAAGACGAAGGAGGCGCTTCGCGTCTCCCGGACTGGACGATACGCCGGTAATGATTGACTATCAACCCTTTATCTAGTTTTGAAAGAACAATTCTTTCAATGGAATACCTGTCTGGTGACATTGGCGAAGAGGTCACACCCGTTCCCATGCCGAACACGGAAGTTAAGCTCTTCAGCGCCGATGGTAGTTGGGGGATCTCCCCCTGTGAGAGTAGGACGTCGCCAGGCAATATCGAGAAAAGCAGCTCATTTGATGGGTTGCTTTTTTGTTGTGTTTTTTCGTTGGCAGGGGATGTCGGCGGTGATGTTAGCCGTTTGAAATAGGGCGGCTAGAAAGATGTTGATTAGAGAGATATGTGAAAATCGCAGGTTGAAAGGGTTGGTTTGGAGGACCAAATTACGGTTAGAGTATGGGATGAGGCCGGTGATCAAGGGAGCAAGGTCAAAGAGCTTGAATGACCTGTGGGAGTATATGATCAGCCAAGTGGGTTGGACAGAGGCGTTATCTGGAGATGAGGCTAGGGGGGATTCGCGCTTATTTGCGACTTTTTTTCATTCCTTGCGAAGGGGGCGTGATACCTGCGGATAGGGTGCTTTTATCAGTAAAGTTTTTCCAGATAAAGTATTCACTTATGCACCTGACACCATTCGACATTCCTCGCAACATCTTTTTCCCATTTGAAGCATTCAAGGACCCATCGTTCCCTTCCACGCACGAAAATACCTGCGAAATTCAACCATCTACTTGCGACATTTTTGATTTTATTTGTGAAAATCGACTTTTTATTTGCGAAACGTGCCAATGTTCATTTTTCTATTTGCGATCCGACCCCTGTATTTGCGCAAGGCCGTGCATACCTGCGACTTTTCAATCGTAGTTTCAAGTTCGTAAGGGATAAAATTATTACGGCCTAAATCCCAAAAAATCCCATAACTTGACGTTCTGTCTGTGTACAATAAATGAGAAAAATGGTAAGAGGCACTATAAAAAAATAAATTAAAATATCCAATACCTCCCATAACTTGACGCTTTGTCTGTGTACAAAAACCATCGAATATGATAATGGTGTAAACCTCACCGTCGGATCAAATCAGAAATCCCTCTCCATCAACCAGTTCATCCCAAAACTTGACGCTCTGTCCCTGTACAAACAAAAAGAATTATGAAACAGCATTACTCCTCAGAACGCCCAACTTTTTTCAGCCTGTGAACACAGACCAAGCCGGTGATACATAAGATGGAAGTACACCGTGATAATTCAGTTAGTTGAAAAGTTGATAATTGCGTATACAATTCGGCGGTTGGTGGCAGAATAGATGTATGGAGGAGGAGAGCGCTATGAGTAATGTGAATGCGAAGGCGGTTGGTGAATGCTGCATTGTTTGCAGTGAGGAGAGGCGGATCGGCATCCATCTGTATACATCGTTTATATGCTATGAGTGCGAGCGTGAAATGGTGGAGACTGAGACGAGTGATCCTCTTTATAAGCTGTTCGTGCAAAGGTTGAAGAAAGTGAATACTCCAGAAATCTATTCATAGCCGATTTGGTTATGATTTTTTTTTGCCCGGGAAGCTCAGGAAGAATAAGCCTGAGCGCAATGGAGCCTGGATATGATACGATAGATGGATAGAGTGTTGGAAGGGTTAGTGGAAGATGAACGTTGATCAATCAAAGATGCCGCTTGTGCAGGCAATCAATAAACATATAACAAACGACCCGATTTCGTTTCATGTACCGGGTCATAAAAATGGCATCCTTACGGGAAATCCCGCTCAAAAAGGGGACTTGACGGAACTCACGGGTTTGGATGATCTTCACGATGCCGAGGGGCCGATTGCGGAGGCGCAGGCCTTGCTTTCGGATTTGTATGGAAGCACGTCGAGTCATTTTCTTGTGAATGGTAGTACATCAGGGAATATGGCAGCCATCCTGGCTACGTGTACGGCAGGGGATTATGTACTGGTCCAGAGGAATTGTCATAAGTCGGTATGGAATGGAATCAGGCTTGCAGGTGCTGTTCCGGTCCTGCTCGAACCAGAGTGGGAGGAAAAGGGGGAATCCGTTCTTGGTGTCTCGTTAGAAACGGTCAAGGAGGCACTTGAGGCGTTTCCGGGTGCCAAAGCCTGTGTGCTGACCTATCCCACCTATTATGGGTTTACCTATCCCATTGACGGGATCATTGGGGAACTGCACAGGCAGGGGATTCCCTGTATCGTGGATGAAGCGCATGGTGCGCATTTTCAGGCAAGCGATGAGTTTCCCGAGTCGGCACTTGCTCTTGGTGCGGATATCGTCATCCAATCGGCTCATAAGATGCTGCCTGCCATGACGATGGGTTCTTTTTTACATATCAAGGGTTCCAGGGTGGATGAGGTCCGGGTGAAGGAGTATCTCTCCATGCTTCAATCGAGCAGTCCTTCGTATCCCATCATGGCATCCCTCGATTATGCCCGTTCTTATCTTGGGACGATGAAACCGTCCGATGTGGCGAAGGGGTTGGCAGATATCTCCTGGTTCATCTCGGAACTGGAGAGGCTTCATCCGGGACTGAAGGTGATTAGGGCCGATGATCCTCTTAAGGTTCTTGTCAGATTTACCGGATGGTCCGGTTATCGCCTTCAGAAAAAGCTGGAGGAGATAGGTGTTTTTGCAGAGCTTGCCGACCCCAGGCAGGTGTTGCTCATCTTTCCACTGATGAAGGAATCCGTTGACTTTCCTTATGGGGAGGTCCTGGAAAGGGTCAGGGATATGCTTGAAGGGGAAATGGACGCGGAGGAAATGGAAGAGACGTTCATTCCACCGGCACCCATCCGATCCTACAGTCTCTTGTCCATGGGTTGGAAGGAAATGAAGGATCGGGAGGAAGAGGCGGTGTCTCTTCAATCGGCTGAAGGTCGCGTTTCTTCCCAAATGGTCATCCCTTATCCTCCTGGCATCCCCCTGCTCCTGAAAGGTGAAGCTATCACAGATGATGTGATCGGCCGGTTGAAGGAGTATGTGGACATGGGCGCAGCGATCCAGGGGCGCCACGAATTGAAAGAAAAAAAGATTTATGTGTTCAAGGAATTGGAGGAACAATCATGATGAATGGTAGCTTCATAACGGTTGAAGGGCCTGAAGGGGCCGGGAAGTCGACCGTATTGGCCGTGCTGGCAAAACGATTGGAAGAAGATGGCGTACCCGTTGTCATTACCAGGGAGCCTGGTGGCATCAAGATTGCCGAACAGATACGGGAAGTCATTTTACATACGGAGAATACAGAGATGGATGAGCGAACGGAAGCTTTGCTTTATGCCGCTGCAAGGAGGCAGCATCTCGTCGAGAAGGTGCTGCCGGCACTTCGGGAGGGGAAAGTGGTCCTGTGTGACCGCTTCATCGACAGCTCCCTAGCTTATCAAGGGAAGGCCCGGGGAATCGGGATGGATGCCATCGAAGAGATCAATGCGTTTGCCATTGAGGATCATATGCCTGACCTTACCCTTTACTTTGATATCGAGCCTGAGGAAGGGTTGAACCGGATCAATCAGCATAAAGGGAGAGAGGTCAATCGACTCGATCTTGAGTCGGTCGGATTCCACCATAAGGTACGGGAGGGGTATTTGGAACTTGTGAATAAATATCCAAGTCGTATACAAGTGGTCGATGCGAGCCGGAGTGTGACAGCTGTAGCCGATGCGGCGTACGAAATCGTGAAGGGCTTTTTACAGAAACGGACAGTGTAAGAAAGCGTCGTTCAGTGCTATAATAGTAGGAAGTATATGGATGATTGAATGAGAGGATGATTCAGATGAAATTGATTATGGCTGTAGTTCAGGATAAGGATAGCAATAAATTATCAAATGCTCTGCGGGATCATAATTTTCGTTCGACAAAATTGGCAAGCACCGGTGGTTTCCTGAAATCGGGAAATACCACATTCATCATCGGAACGGAAGATATCAGGGTGGATAAAGCCCTTCAAGTAATCAAGGATAACTGTCAGTCCAGGGAACAGATGGTGGCTCCTGTCTCACCGATGGGTGGAAACGCCGATTCATACGTTCCCTATCCGATCGAAGTCGAAGTCGGCGGAGCGACGGTCTTCGTCATGCCGGTTGAGCAATTCCATCAGTTCTAAAAAGGGCGTGTAGGGATGAAGATTAATCAGGACCTGCGGATACCAGTCGATAAGTTGCCGAAGGATCAGCGCCAGGCGGGATCGGCGCAAGCACGCTTTGGTCAGTTGGTACAGCAGCATGATCAGAAGCTGCATATGGAGCAGTTGAATCAACTGCTGTCGACTATCGGAAATGCCGGCACCCGTTTAGGGAGAAGCCGGTCCTTCCGGGATTTGGCCAAATATAAGACGCTAGTGAAAAAGTTCCTCAAGGAAGCGGTGGACTACGGGGTGGAGCTACAGGAATCCCATACGTGGAATCAGTTTGGCGAAGGCAGGAAGCTACGCCTCGTCGAGACCATCGACCAGCACCTGATCGATCTTGCCGAAGCGGTGATGGATCAGGAGAGGCCGTCCATTGATATCCTGGATAAAATCGGGGAAATCAAAGGACTGCTCATCAATCTATACAGGTAAGAGAGTGATTAGGAAATGATGATGGAAGAATTACAACCATTCCAGCCCGTCGTACTTCAAATGCTTCAGAACAGCATCTTGAAGGATCGGGTGGCCCATGCCTATCTGTTCGAAGGGGAAAAGGGGACAAGGAAAAAGGAAATGAGCCTGCTGTTTGCCAAGGCGCTCCTTTGTGAGCGGAAAGTGGACGGACTTGCCTGTGGAGAGTGCTCCAACTGCAGACGGATTGATAATGGGAACCATCCCGATCTCCATTTGCTGGAACCGGATGGCCTTTCCATAAAAAAGGAACAGATCAAAGCGCTGCAGGAGGAATTCTCCAAAACCGGAGTGGAGTCCAAGAAAAAGGTATACATCATTGTGCATTCGGATAAAATGACTGCCAATGCAGCCAATTCCCTTCTGAAGTTCCTCGAAGAGCCCCTTGCTGATACGACGGCCATCCTCGTCACGGAGAACGTGCACCGCATCCTGCCGACCATTCTCTCAAGATGCCAGGTTGTATCCTTCAAGCCCCTTCCGAAAGAGCAGCTTGTCAAGCAGTTGCTGGAAGAAGGAATCGAACCCCAATTCGCATCTTTGGCCGCGAATTTGACCAATCATTATGAGGAAGCTGTAGAATTATGTCGCAATGAGTGGTTTGCACAAGCAAGAATAATAGTGTTAAAATTATATGAAGTCCTTCAGAAAAGTCCCTTCCAAGCGATGGTGAAAGTCCAGGAGGATTTTGTACAGCACTTCAAAGAGAAAGATCAAGTCGATCGCGCACTGGATCTTTTACTTCTGATATATAAAGACTTACTCCATATCCAGCTGGGAAAAGTCGAACAGCTTGTATACCCGGACCAAAAGGAAAACTGGAAATCCAACGCACTTCATGTATCGACGAACCGTCTTTCTACTAATATGACGGCCATACTTGAAGCCAAACGCAAGTTGAACGCCAATATGAATTCGCAGCTGCTGGTAGAACAGCTTATGCTAAAACTGCAGGGGTGATGGTCCTTTGTACGATGTTGTAGGAGTACGCTTTAAAAAAGCGGGGAAAATCTATTATTTCGATCCGGGTCAGCTCGACGTCCATAAGAATTGTTATGTGATCGTGGAGACCGTACGAGGGGTCGAATTCGGTAAAGTAGTTGTTGAACGTAAGTCAGTGGGTGAGAATGACGTTGTGCTTCCCCTTAAAAAAGTCATTCGGATCGCCGATCAAAAAGATCGGTTGATTGTGGACGAGAATAAGTCGTCTGCTGAGGAAGCCTATAATGTCTGCTGTGATAAGATCAATCAGCATCGTCTGGATATGAAGCTGGTTGACGTGGAATATACATTCGACCGCAATAAGGTCATTTTCTACTTCACAGCGGACGGACGCGTGGATTTCCGGGAGCTGGTCAAAGACCTGGCTTCCATCTTCCGTACGCGCATCGAACTTCGTCAGATCGGCGTTCGTGACGAAGCGAAGATGCTCGGTGGGATCGGTCCTTGTGGCCGTATGCTATGCTGCTCGACGTTCCTGGGTGATTTTGAGCCTGTATCGATCAAGATGGCGAAGGATCAAAATCTATCCCTCAACCCTACGAAGATCTCAGGGTTGTGCGGACGCCTGATGTGCTGCCTTAAGTACGAGAACGATGAATACGAGG from Rossellomorea marisflavi includes the following:
- the holB gene encoding DNA polymerase III subunit delta', whose product is MMMEELQPFQPVVLQMLQNSILKDRVAHAYLFEGEKGTRKKEMSLLFAKALLCERKVDGLACGECSNCRRIDNGNHPDLHLLEPDGLSIKKEQIKALQEEFSKTGVESKKKVYIIVHSDKMTANAANSLLKFLEEPLADTTAILVTENVHRILPTILSRCQVVSFKPLPKEQLVKQLLEEGIEPQFASLAANLTNHYEEAVELCRNEWFAQARIIVLKLYEVLQKSPFQAMVKVQEDFVQHFKEKDQVDRALDLLLLIYKDLLHIQLGKVEQLVYPDQKENWKSNALHVSTNRLSTNMTAILEAKRKLNANMNSQLLVEQLMLKLQG
- a CDS encoding PSP1 domain-containing protein, whose translation is MYDVVGVRFKKAGKIYYFDPGQLDVHKNCYVIVETVRGVEFGKVVVERKSVGENDVVLPLKKVIRIADQKDRLIVDENKSSAEEAYNVCCDKINQHRLDMKLVDVEYTFDRNKVIFYFTADGRVDFRELVKDLASIFRTRIELRQIGVRDEAKMLGGIGPCGRMLCCSTFLGDFEPVSIKMAKDQNLSLNPTKISGLCGRLMCCLKYENDEYEAAKEELPDMGAVIKTPHGKGKVVGLNILERILQVEIKEEERVLEFTLDEIMNESAVSVQATE
- a CDS encoding YaaR family protein, translated to MKINQDLRIPVDKLPKDQRQAGSAQARFGQLVQQHDQKLHMEQLNQLLSTIGNAGTRLGRSRSFRDLAKYKTLVKKFLKEAVDYGVELQESHTWNQFGEGRKLRLVETIDQHLIDLAEAVMDQERPSIDILDKIGEIKGLLINLYR
- a CDS encoding sigma factor G inhibitor Gin; amino-acid sequence: MSNVNAKAVGECCIVCSEERRIGIHLYTSFICYECEREMVETETSDPLYKLFVQRLKKVNTPEIYS
- a CDS encoding aminotransferase class I/II-fold pyridoxal phosphate-dependent enzyme, which encodes MNVDQSKMPLVQAINKHITNDPISFHVPGHKNGILTGNPAQKGDLTELTGLDDLHDAEGPIAEAQALLSDLYGSTSSHFLVNGSTSGNMAAILATCTAGDYVLVQRNCHKSVWNGIRLAGAVPVLLEPEWEEKGESVLGVSLETVKEALEAFPGAKACVLTYPTYYGFTYPIDGIIGELHRQGIPCIVDEAHGAHFQASDEFPESALALGADIVIQSAHKMLPAMTMGSFLHIKGSRVDEVRVKEYLSMLQSSSPSYPIMASLDYARSYLGTMKPSDVAKGLADISWFISELERLHPGLKVIRADDPLKVLVRFTGWSGYRLQKKLEEIGVFAELADPRQVLLIFPLMKESVDFPYGEVLERVRDMLEGEMDAEEMEETFIPPAPIRSYSLLSMGWKEMKDREEEAVSLQSAEGRVSSQMVIPYPPGIPLLLKGEAITDDVIGRLKEYVDMGAAIQGRHELKEKKIYVFKELEEQS
- a CDS encoding cyclic-di-AMP receptor, which encodes MKLIMAVVQDKDSNKLSNALRDHNFRSTKLASTGGFLKSGNTTFIIGTEDIRVDKALQVIKDNCQSREQMVAPVSPMGGNADSYVPYPIEVEVGGATVFVMPVEQFHQF
- the tmk gene encoding dTMP kinase produces the protein MNGSFITVEGPEGAGKSTVLAVLAKRLEEDGVPVVITREPGGIKIAEQIREVILHTENTEMDERTEALLYAAARRQHLVEKVLPALREGKVVLCDRFIDSSLAYQGKARGIGMDAIEEINAFAIEDHMPDLTLYFDIEPEEGLNRINQHKGREVNRLDLESVGFHHKVREGYLELVNKYPSRIQVVDASRSVTAVADAAYEIVKGFLQKRTV